From uncultured Desulfobacter sp.:
TTACCAGCAACTGCACCTGGTATTGAAGGCTGAAAAAAAGGCAATCGGAACCATTGACCTTGGCATGATCTGGGAAACAACCAGAGCTAAAAAAGATATTATCAATAAAATCGAAGGATTGCGAAAGAATATTCTTGTTGCCTGCCAAAATCATTTTCCCGATATGAACAAAAAAACAGACCCTTTTTCTTTAGGCTCACTGGTGCATGCCCTGCCGCTGCCCAGTAAGCGCAAAAACGATATAAGACAACTCAAGCGCACCATTGATAAAGAAAAAGACATCGTAGCCCATTTTATAAAATATAATCAGATTCAGGTTAAAAAGCACATGTCTGTTGTCGATAATATCATGGATTTGTTCGGCAATAACGCGTCCCAGGCCCGGTACACGGGCAAAGGGACGGTGACCCAGGGAAGAAAAAACAACTGCTTGTTCATGTCCCAAGTGTAGCATGACCTGATACTCGATGATCAAGTTTT
This genomic window contains:
- the flgN gene encoding flagellar export chaperone FlgN, with protein sequence MEKAADSIQTLLKEKLACYQQLHLVLKAEKKAIGTIDLGMIWETTRAKKDIINKIEGLRKNILVACQNHFPDMNKKTDPFSLGSLVHALPLPSKRKNDIRQLKRTIDKEKDIVAHFIKYNQIQVKKHMSVVDNIMDLFGNNASQARYTGKGTVTQGRKNNCLFMSQV